The following coding sequences lie in one Drosophila sulfurigaster albostrigata strain 15112-1811.04 chromosome 2R, ASM2355843v2, whole genome shotgun sequence genomic window:
- the LOC133835542 gene encoding protein pellino has product MVKRTDGTESPILAEDGGDGHDKPRLRYGELVILGYNGYLPQGDRGRRRSKFVLHKRTEPSGVKRSKHYIVQSPQTSKAILDANQHSISYTLSRNQAVIVEYKEDTETDMFQVGRSSESPIDFVVMDTLPGDKKDAKVMQSTISRFACRILVNRCEPAKAKIFAAGFDSSRNIFLGEKATKWQDNVEIDGLTTNGVLIMHPKGSFCGGNAKCGLWRECSVGGDVFSLRESRSAQQKGQPIYDECNILQDGTLIDLCGATLLWRSAEGLQHSPTKHDLEKLIDAINAGRPQCPVGLNTLVIPRKVNISDQVNQPYVYLNCGHVQGHHDWGQDENTGARRCPMCLELGPVVTLCMGLEPAFYVDVGAPTFAFNPCGHMATEKTVKYWANVEIPHGTNGFQAVCPFCATPLDGATGYIKLIFQDNLD; this is encoded by the exons caCCGACGGCACAGAATCCCCCATACTGGCTGAAGACGGTGGCGATGGCCACGATAAACCCCGTTTGCGATATGGAGAATTGGTTATACTTGG CTACAATGGCTACTTGCCCCAGGGCGATCGCGGTCGTCGACGCTCCAAATTTGTGCTCCACAAGCGAACAGAGCCGAGCGGCGTCAAGCGCTCCAAACATTACATCGTACAATCACCACAGACATCCAAGGCCATACTGGATGCCAACCAGCACTCGATATCGTATACGCTCTCACGCAATCAGGCCGTCATTGTCGAGTACAAAGAGGACACGGAAACGGATATGTTTCAG GTGGGACGCTCGTCAGAATCGCCAATAGATTTTGTTGTAATGGACACGCTGCCCGGTGATAAGAAGGATGCCAAGGTGATGCAGAGCACGATTTCACGCTTCGCCTGCCGCATTTTGGTTAACAGATGTGAACCCGCCAAGGCGAAAATCTTTGCCGCTGGCTTCGATTCAAGcagaaacatatttttgggC GAAAAGGCCACCAAATGGCAGGACAATGTGGAAATTGATGGTCTAACCACAAACGGTGTGTTAATCATGCATCCCAAAGGTTCATTCTGTGGCGGCAATGCCAAGTGCGGACTCTGGCGTGAATGCTCCGTTGGCGGCGATGTTTTCAGCTTGCGTGAGTCGCGTTCGGCACAACAAAAGGGGCAACCC ATCTACGATGAATGCAACATCTTGCAGGACGGCACACTCATTGATCTCTGTGGCGCCACACTGCTCTGGCGCTCAGCTGAGGGGCTGCAACATTCACCG ACCAAACACGATTTGGAGAAGCTTATCGATGCCATTAACGCTGGTCGTCCACAGTGCCCGGTGGGTCTCAATACATTGGTTATACCACGCAAAGTGAACATCAGTGATCAGGTGAATCAGCCTTATGTGTACTTAAACTGCGGCCATGTGCAAG GACATCATGACTGGGGTCAGGATGAGAACACAGGTGCACGCCGTTGTCCCATGTGCCTAGAACTGGGGCCCGTTGTTACCTTGTGCATGGGCCTGGAACCGGCCTTCTATGTGGATGTGGGCGCACCCACGTTTGCATTCAATCCATGTGGTCACATGGCGACTGAGAAAACTGTCAA GTACTGGGCAAATGTGGAAATACCGCACGGAACCAATGGCTTTCAGGCTGTTTGTCCATTCTGTGCGACGCCTCTGGATGGCGCGACTGgctacattaaattaattttccaGGATAATTTAGATTAA
- the LOC133835540 gene encoding larval serum protein 1 beta chain — protein MKLAIVLLACVSLVAAANFHKAHEVTIANKDFLYKQKFLFEIVYRVEDPLMFEEYIAEGKTFHFEESYYTHYDIYMKKFFEAYKMHSLLPKGEFFGQLVKSHAKQARGLFNFFYYAKDFETFKHNVAWARMHVNEGMFVYALTLAVIHREDFHGLMLPAIYEIFPQFFFNSKFVYEAEKFDYEMWTKMNMYEKEYMDVFFKGHHYDNMYHSDDYMYMKDWKMWQWWKLMGLGEHWYGEHKFILRENIYEFNQDTKWHQIMKDLKVWWMPVDYTRDLDIYNEESKLSYFTEDLGWNAYWYYLNMDYAFFLDGNTFGLKNDRRGELWLYTVHQLLSRYYMERLSHGYGMIPEFSWYHQIEMGYDPQLIYYNGIGYSYRKNYYELETYGNFEMLHKITGFMKRIHNIVDMGYYKTADGHMIDLRKPESVEFIGNMMQGNIDAMDKMFYQFWYMFAHMYFADADFHQMEVYPNVMLNFETMMRDPMYYMFYKSIVQVYFKFMHYLPKYTKEELMMPGVALKHVEVSDLVTYFDLVDFDVTNLLNDKMVFHEGKFVWDKSLYARQMRLNHKPFSYTYTVESDKAEKVVVRAFIGPKFDEFGRVMSLHENRMNFMEVDEFYYELKAGSNVFTRKSNDFYWTVKDRTSYSELYYYVMMAFDGKYDFPLDMSEAHCGFPDRLVLPMGWKKGMPMQMFFMVMPYVAPATHEQFSTFDYTYSCGIGSGARYIDDMPFGYPFDREIDEYEFYVPNMYFKDVEIYHIDTMEPYYNYKGYSNYGHFDYTFFHDYYTKYFKM, from the exons ATGAAACTCGCCATCGTTTTGTTGGCCTGTGTGAGCCTGGTCGCCGCGGCCAATTTCCACAAGGCGCACGAGGTCACGATCGCCAATAAGGACTTTTTGTACAAGCAAAAGTTCCTGTTCGAGATTGTGTACAGAGTTGAGGATCCTCTGATGTTCGAGGAGTACATTGCCGAGGGAAAGACATTCCACTTCGAAGAGTCCTACTACACC CACTATGACATCTACATGAAGAAGTTCTTCGAGGCCTACAAGATGCACTCGCTGCTGCCCAAGGGTGAATTCTTTGGTCAGCTGGTCAAGTCGCATGCCAAGCAGGCCCGTGGTCTCTTCAACTTCTTCTACTACGCCAAGGACTTCGAGACCTTCAAGCACAACGTTGCCTGGGCTCGCATGCACGTCAACGAGGGCATGTTTGTCTatgctttgactttggctgTCATCCACCGCGAGGACTTCCACGGCCTGATGCTGCCCGCCATCTACGAAATCTTCCCCCAGTTCTTCTTCAACAGCAAGTTCGTCTATGAGGCCGAGAAATTCGACTACGAGATGTGGACCAAGATGAACATGTACGAGAAGGAGTACATGGATGTCTTCTTCAAGGGACACCACTACGACAACATGTACCACAGCGATGACTACATGTACATGAAGGACTGGAAGATGTGGCAGTGGTGGAAACTCATGGGTCTCGGCGAGCACTGGTACGGCGAGCACAAGTTCATTCTGCGCGAGAACATCTACGAATTCAACCAGGACACCAAATGGCACCAGATCATGAAGGACCTTAAGGTTTGGTGGATGCCCGTCGACTACACTCGTGACCTCGACATCTACAACGAGGAGTCCAAACTGTCCTACTTCACCGAGGATTTGGGCTGGAACGCATACTGGTACTACTTGAACATGGACTACGCCTTCTTCCTGGATGGCAACACCTTCGGCCTGAAGAACGATCGTCGCGGCGAACTCTGGTTGTACACCGTTCACCAGCTGCTCTCTCGCTACTACATGGAGCGTCTGTCGCACGGCTATGGCATGATTCCCGAGTTCAGCTGGTACCACCAGATCGAGATGGGCTACGATCCTCAGCTGATCTACTACAACGGCATTGGCTACAGCTACCGCAAGAACTACTACGAACTGGAGACCTACGGCAACTTCGAGATGCTCCACAAGATCACCGGATTCATGAAGCGCATCCACAACATTGTCGACATGGGCTACTACAAGACCGCCGATGGTCACATGATCGATCTCCGCAAACCCGAGTCCGTTGAGTTCATTGGCAACATGATGCAGGGCAACATTGATGCCATGGACAAGATGTTCTACCAGTTCTGGTACATGTTCGCTCACATGTACTTCGCCGACGCCGACTTCCACCAGATGGAAGTGTACCCCAACGTGATGCTCAACTTCGAGACCATGATGCGCGATCCCATGTACTACATGTTCTACAAGTCGATCGTCCAGGTCTACTTCAAGTTCATGCACTACCTGCCCAAGTACACCAAGGAGGAACTGATGATGCCCGGCGTTGCCCTCAAGCACGTGGAAGTCAGCGATTTGGTCACCTACTTCGATCTGGTTGACTTTGATGTCACCAATCTGCTCAACGACAAGATGGTCTTCCACGAGGGCAAATTCGTCTGGGACAAGTCTCTGTACGCTCGCCAGATGCGCCTCAACCACAAGCCATTCTCCTACACCTACACCGTGGAGTCCGACAAGGCTGAGAAGGTTGTTGTGCGCGCCTTCATTGGTCCCAAGTTCGATGAGTTCGGTCGCGTCATGTCTCTGCACGAGAACCGCATGAACTTCATGGAAGTGGATGAGTTCTACTACGAATTGAAGGCCGGCAGCAATGTGTTCACCCGCAAATCCAACGACTTCTACTGGACCGTCAAGGATCGCACCAGCTACAGCGAACTGTACTACTACGTCATGATGGCCTTCGATGGCAAATACGATTTCCCTCTGGACATGAGCGAGGCTCACTGCGGCTTCCCCGATCGCCTAGTCTTGCCCATGGGCTGGAAGAAGGGTATGCCCATGCAGATGTTCTTCATGGTGATGCCATATGTTGCTCCTGCCACTCACGAGCAGTTCTCTACCTTTGACTACACCTACTCTTGCGGCATTGGCTCCGGCGCTCGCTACATCGATGATATGCCATTCGGCTATCCCTTCGACCGCGAGATCGATGAGTACGAATTCTACGTGCCCAACATGTACTTCAAGGATGTCGAGATCTACCACATTGACACCATGGAGCCCTACTACAACTACAAGGGTTACTCCAACTACGGCCACTTCGACTACACCTTCTTCCATGATTACTACACCAAGTACTTCAAGATGTAA